A stretch of the Rosa rugosa chromosome 5, drRosRugo1.1, whole genome shotgun sequence genome encodes the following:
- the LOC133709335 gene encoding pentatricopeptide repeat-containing protein At5g61990, mitochondrial-like: MGLASHGRNLAFQIGNPKSRLLIRVHYCSYKSESKKQEDDETVREFCTILKRSREWESVLSSSGFPKKLNPCVVRSVLQQHHQVGDPERLLSFFDWSGAQLGVLPNLHSFSIMAVVLCNSKLFGHAHGVLERMVRTRKPALEVLDCVVRCFREFEGSDMVVFEILITVFTMGGWFYEAADVFLGVRSVGISPRLECCNSLLNELLKGNRMRLFWKVYDGMLEAKIELDFYTYSNVINALCKFGDVRQGKRLLFEMVEKGCNPNLSTFNVVIDGLCRSRAVHEAIELKKSMVEKGLTPDRYTYSILIDGLCRQKRSEEAKLVLNEMYDIGLNPDRTLYIALIDGFLKENNVDKALRIKEEMVARGVKLCGVTYNVIFAGICKIGKMEKAESLLNEMNAMGIEPNTQTYNYLIDGYCREQNVNKAYALLNEMKQRL, from the coding sequence ATGGGTTTAGCTTCACATGGGAGAAACCTTGCATTTCAGATTggtaatccaaaatcaaggcTTTTGATTCGGGTCCACTACTGCAGTTATAAATCAGAGAGTAAAAAACAAGAGGATGATGAAACAGTGAGGGAATTCTGTACCATTCTGAAGCGAAGCAGAGAGTGGGAGTCCGTGTTGAGCTCATCAGGGTTTCCCAAGAAGCTAAACCCTTGTGTGGTTCGATCCGTTCTTCAACAACACCACCAGGTTGGTGACCCAGAAAGACTTTTAAGTTTCTTTGATTGGTCTGGTGCCCAATTGGGTGTGCTCCCAAATTTGCATTCTTTTTCGATTATGGCTGTTGTTTTGTGTAATTCCAAGCTTTTTGGGCATGCCCATGGTGTGTTGGAGAGAATGGTTAGGACCCGGAAGCCGGCTTTAGAAGTTTTGGATTGTGTTGTTAGGTGTTTTAGAGAGTTTGAGGGGTCTGATATGGTGGTTTTTGAGATTTTGATTACTGTGTTTACGATGGGGGGTTGGTTTTATGAGGCTGCTGATGTGTTTTTGGGTGTTAGGAGTGTTGGGATTTCGCCGAGATTGGAATGCTGTAATTCTCTGTTGAATGAGTTGTTGAAGGGTAATAGGATGAGGCTGTTCTGGAAAGTGTATGATGGGATGTTAGAGGCTAAGATTGAGCTGGATTTTTACACTTATAGCAATGTGATCAACGCACTTTGTAAGTTTGGGGATGTTAGGCAGGGTAAGAGGCTACTGTTTGAGATGGTAGAGAAGGGCTGTAATCCGAATTTGAGTACCTTCAATGTGGTGATTGATGGATTGTGTAGAAGTAGGGCTGTTCATGAAGCCATTGAGTTGAAAAAATCGATGGTTGAGAAGGGATTGACACCTGATAGGTATACATATTCAATACTAATTGATGGATTGTGCAGACAGAAGAGATCAGAAGAAGCAAAGTTGGTATTGAACGAGATGTATGATATAGGTTTGAATCCTGACCGCACCTTGTACATTGCTTTGATTGATGGATTCTTGAAAGAAAATAACGTGGATAAGGCCCTTAGGATCAAAGAAGAGATGGTCGCTCGAGGAGTTAAGTTGTGCGGTGTCACATATAATGTGATTTTTGCAGGGATCTGTAAAATAGGTAAGATGGAGAAGGCAGAATCTCTTTTGAATGAGATGAATGCTATGGGAATTGAACCTAATACCCAGACATATAACTATTTAATTGATGGGTACTGTCGGGAGCAAAATGTAAACAAGGCTTATGCATTACTTAATGAGATGAAGCAAAGGCTGTAA
- the LOC133709337 gene encoding eukaryotic translation initiation factor, which translates to MATEVAAPAPPLSDVEDNTTAAAAAETKSSGPHKLERKWTFWFDNQSKPKQSGAAWGSSLKKAYTFETVQEFWCLYDQIFKPSKFPANAEFHLFRAGVEPKWEDPECANGGKWTVTSSRKANLDTMWLETLMALIGEQFDEGDEICGVVASVRQRQDKLALWTRNAANEAAQMSIGRKWKEIIDVTDKITYSFHDDSKRERSAKPRYNV; encoded by the exons ATGGCGACGGAAGTAGCAGCACCGGCACCGCCGTTATCCGACGTGGAGGACAACACCACCGCCGCCGCGGCAGCAGAGACGAAGAGCAGCGGGCCCCACAAGCTGGAGAGAAAGTGGACCTTCTGGTTCGACAACCAATCTAAGCCCAAGCAAAGCGGCGCTGCTTGGGGCTCCTCTCTCAAAAAAGCCTACACCTTTGAAACCGTCCAGGAGTTTTGGTG TTTGTATGATCAGATATTCAAGCCGAGCAAGTTTCCAGCAAATGCTGAGTTCCACTTGTTCAGGGCTGGGGTTGAACCGAAATGGGAGGATCCTGAATGTGCTAATGGAGGGAAGTGGACTGTCACAAGCAGCAGGAAGGCCAACCTTGATACCATGTGGCTAGAAACT TTGATGGCACTGATTGGAGAGCAATTTGATGAGGGTGATGAGATTTGTGGAGTGGTAGCAAGTGTGCGCCAGAGGCAAGACAAACTTGCATTGTGGACTAGGAATGCTGCAAACGAGGCTGCCCAG ATGAGCATTGGGAGGAAGTGGAAGGAGATAATCGATGTTACTGATAAGATCACTTACAGCTTCCAC GATGATAGTAAAAGGGAAAGATCAGCGAAGCCTCGATACAATGTGTGA